The sequence below is a genomic window from Pseudomonas cannabina.
AGCTCGACGTTATGGTCGATGAAGAACTGGCACAGCTCATTGATGATGTCCGGGCGGTAGGCCGAGCTCACGTAAGCCACGTAGGGCAGGGCTTCCGGGCGGCTTTCCAGGGTGGCGCTGCGCACGACGCTGGTGGTGAACGCATGCTTCTTGGAAAGCCCTGGCAAACCGGTTTCAAGGCGCGCCAGAGCGTCCCAGCTGCCGGAGACCTGAAGAACCAGTGCGCTGCACTCGCCATGGCGGGTCAGGCGCGAGGTCACGACCGAGCAACGGTTTTCATGGCTGGCACGGCACAGGACGTTGGTCAGCTCCATGGGGTTGGCGCCAAGGGCACTGATGACAAGGAATTGTTCGCGAACTGTGGGGGTGGACGACATGCAGCATTCCTAGACGATGAGCGGTCGGTACTTTTTCCGACCTGCGGGGCTGTTTCGACAATCGGTGTCGCGAGATGTCGATCCGGGTCCCGGGGCGCCTGACCTGCATGGACATGCCATGACCAGGCTGGAATGCACTGGGACGGGGCTTCTGGCGACAAATTCGACCGATTGAGCGAGGTGCGCAGATGACCAGTACCGATCAAAGGACGAAGGGTAGCGAAAACCATCGCTCAGGGGAATGCTCAGAGCGTGGTACTTCGCTTGTACAAGGCTGATAGCGCCAGTACCATTACCGCTCTCTTTTTCCGGCAGGAGCGGTTGCATGATTGCGGGCAGTATGGTGGCACTGGTCACACCAATGGATGCACAAGGTCGTCTGGACTGGGACAGCCTGAGCAAACTGGTTGACTTCCACTTGCAAGAGGGCACCAACGCCATTGTTGCCGTCGGCACCACCGGTGAATCGGCGACGCTGGATGTGAATGAACACATCGAAGTCATCCGCCGTGTGGTCGCTCAGGTTGCAGGTCGTATTCCGGTCATCGCCGGTACGGGCGCCAATTCGACGCGCGAAGCGGTCGAGCTGACCACCAACGCCAAGACCGCTGGCGCCGATGCGTGCCTGCTGGTAACGCCTTATTACAACAAGCCGACTCAGGAAGGCCTGTTCCAGCATTTCAGCCACATCGCCAATGCTGTCGACATCCCGCAGATTCTCTACAACGTGCCGGGCCGTACAGCCTGCGACATGCTGCCGGAAACCGTTGCGCGCCTGTCGGCCGTCAAAAACATCATCGGTATCAAGGAAGCCACTGGTAACCTGCAACGCGCCAAGGACATCCTGGCCAGCGTCAGCAGCGATTTTCTGGTGTACTCCGGTGACGACGCCACGGCGGTCGAGTTGATGCTGCTGGGCGGCAAGGGCAATATTTCCGTGACCGCCAACGTTGCACCTCGCGCCATGAGCGAGCTGTGTGCGGCCGCCATGCGTGGCGATGCCGAGGCTGCACGGGCGATTCACGAGACGCTCAGCCCGCTTAACAACACCCTGTTCATCGAATCCAACCCTATCCCCGTGAAATGGGCTTTGCATGAAATGGGTCTGATGCCGGACGGTATCCGTCTGCCACTGACCTGGCTCAGCGAAGCCTGTCACGAACCGCTGCGTCAGGCCATGCGCCAGTCCGGCGTCCTGGTTTAATTGAGGAAGTATCACGCAATGAAGCGATTGGCCGGACTTTCCGCACTTGCTCTTATCATTTCCAGCACCAGCGGTTGCGGTTGGCTCTGGGGCGAAGATGGTTACTTCCGTGATCGCGGGAGCGATTACCTTCAAGCCACTCAGACCGCACCGATGCAGTTGCCTGCCGACGTCACCGGCGTGAAGCGTCTCGACCCGTTGCTGCCGATCCCGCGCAACGTGGCTGACAGCGCTCAGAAAGAGGGCGAATACACTGTTCCTCGTCCGCAGCCGCTGGCCGCGACTTCCGAGTCGAGCGATTTCAGCCTGCAGAAGAGTGGCGATGCACACTGGATTCTGGCGCAGCGTCAACCTGCCGAAGTCTGGCCGGTGGCTCACCAGTATTTCGAAGACAACGGTTTCCGTATTGCTGAAGAGCGTCCGCAGACTGGCGAATTCAGCTCTTCGTGGCAGCTTCTGGACGAGCTGTCCGCGTCAGTGGCCAAGCGCCTGAGTGCGGCCGGTGTGGCTGCCGATGCAGAAACCCGCGTGCGGGTTCGTATCGAGCCGGGCGTGCAGCGCAACACCAGTGAAGTCTACGTGGTCAGCGTCGAGCGTCCTGCTGGCAGCACCGCTGATGTGCCGTTCCCGAACCGCACCACCAACCTGGGCCTTGACGCTGCACTGACTGACGATCTGCTCGCCAGCATGGGCCGTAACGCTGAAAAAGGCGGGTCGATCTCCCTGCTGGCTGCGCGTGACTACGACACCCCGAGCCGCGTAGCACTCAGCGAAGACGGCAGCGGCAACCCGGTATTGAACGTGGGTGCCGATCTGGACCGCGCATGGTCGAGTGTCGGCCGTGCGCTGGATCAGGGCGACTGGCGTGTAGAAGATATCAACCGCAGTCTTGGCCTGTACTACATCAACCTGGCCGAGAAAGCAAAAACGCCTGACAACGAGCCCGGTTTCTTCGGTCGTATGTTCGGCAGCAAGTCCAGCAAGGAAGAAATCGATGCCCGCGCCGAGCGTTATCAGGTTCGCCTGAGCAAGGTGGGTGACAACGTTCAAGTGACCGTCGAGAAGAACATCAACACTGTGGCGCCAGCGGATGTCGCTCGCCGGGTGTTGAGTGTCATTCAAGACAACCTGGGTTAAGTGCGTTTCGCAGTTCTCGGCAGCGGCAGTCGTGGCAACGGCACGCTGGTCGCAAGCAACGATACGTACGTTCTGGTCGATTGCGGTTTCTCCCTGCGGGAAACCGAGCGACGCCTGGCTCGTCTGGGTGTCGCGGCCAGCCAGCTGAGTGCGATTCTGGTGACCCACGAACATGCTGATCACGTGCATGGCGTGGGTTTGCTGTCGCGGCGTTACGATGTGCCGGTCTATCTCAGCAGCGGCACCTTGCGCGGGATGCGCAAGCCGGTGGAAGTTGCCGGATTTTTCGCGGGCGGGGAGAGCGTGCAGATCGGCTCACTGGATATCGAGGTGGTGTCTGTTGCTCATGATGCTCTCGAGCCGACGCAGTTTGTCTTCAATGATGGCGAACGCCGCTTCGGCCTGCTGACCGACCTTGGCTCTTACTGTTCCAACGTGCTGCAGCGGTATCACGGCCTGGATGCCTTGATGATCGAGGCCAATCACTGTCGCGACATGCTTGCCCGAGGCCAGTACCCGGTGTTCCTCAAGCAGCGTGTCGGTTGTGAAACAGGGCATTTGAATAATCATCAGGCCGCCAGCCTGGTGAGCGAACTGGGATGGCAGGACCTTCAGCACCTTGTGCTGGCGCATCTCAGCAGCAAGAACAACCTGCCGCACCTGGCCCGGCAATGTTTTGTCGACACTCTCGGGTGCGATCCGGACTGGCTGCAACTGGCCGATCAAGATTCAGGGCTCGACTGGCGACACATCGCCTAGCCCAACTACTTAGCAAGCGGAGCCCATCATGGAAAAACGTGAAGAACTCTACCGCGGCAAAGCCAAATCGGTTTACAAGACCGACGACGCTGACCGCTTGATCCTGCTGTTCCGCAACGACACCTCGGCGTTCGACGGCAAGCGCATCGAACAGCTCGACCGCAAAGGCATGGTGAACAACAAGTTCAACGCCTTCATCATGCAGAAGCTCGAAGAAGCGGGTATTCCAACCCAATTCGACAAGCTGCTGGGCGATAACGAGTGCCTGGTCAAGAAACTGGACATGATTCCGGTCGAATGCGTCGTGCGTAACTACGCCGCTGGCAGCCTGGTCAAGCGTCTGGGCATTGAAGAAGGCACCAGGCTCAACCCTTACACCTTCGAGCTGTTCCTCAAGGACGACGCCAAAGGCGACCCGTTCATCAACGAATCCCACGTAGTGGCATTCGGCTGGGGCACCGCCGAGCAACTGGTTCGCATGAAAGAACTGTCGATCAAGGTCAACGAAGTGCTGACCAAGCTGTTCGACGACGCTGGCCTGTTGCTGGTCGACTTCAAACTCGAGTTCGGCGTATTCCACGGTGAAATCGTCCTCGGCGACGAATTCAGCCCGGACGGCTGCCGCCTCTGGGACAAGGACACCCGCAAGAAAATGGACAAAGACCGCTTCCGCCAAGGCCTGGGCGACGTTATCGAAGCCTACGAAGAAGTCGCAAACCGTCTGGGCGTGCCGCTGTAAGAAAAAAAAACACGCAAGCGCTTGATGGCACGAAAAAAATCAGCGGAAGGGCTTCGCTTTCCGCACCAATGCTGGTATGATTCGCGCCGTTGGAGAGATGCCAGAGTGGCCGAATGGGACGGATTCGAAATCCGTTGTACCTTCACCGGTACCTAGGGTTCGAATCCCTATCTCTCCGCCATTACATGTCCTTGAAGCCCCGCATTGCGGGGCTTTTTGGTTTCTGCGATCTGTGTTCTGCATCTTTCTCTCACTTTCCTTCGCATAATTTTTTGTAAAAGAAAAAAACAGCGTAATGCGTGGGTATTGCCACACTCACAGGTATGAGGCTTCAAGGGGGGGCGGGAAGCGCTCATCCCGATGTGCAGCACGTGCTGCACACTTGGCAGATCAAGTCGTGTGTATCGCGTGCTCACCTGTGGACCCGTTTCCGAAGAGTGCGGGCAGAGAATATGATCTCCGCTTCTGTTACGGTCTGCCTCTGCAACCCTGAGACCTTTGGATGGACACCCAAAATTTACTGAAACACCTGCAATCCCGATTGCCCGACATGCTGGCCGTCTACCTGTTCGGTAGTCAGGCGACCGGTCATGCCGGCGCTGATAGCGATCTGGATCTGGCTGTGCTCGTGCCTGGCACTCTCGATCCCATAGAAGCATGGCGTCTGGCGGGGGAAATTGCCGATATTGTTCATCTGCCGGTAGATCTGATCGATCTACGTACGGCGTCGACTGTCATGCAATATCAGATCATCACCAAGGGCCGCCGCCTCTGGGGCAAAAATGAGGAGGCGGGAATCTTCGAAGCTTTCGTGCTTAGCGAAAAGACTTCACTTGATTCATCAAGGGCAGGGTTGCTTGAAGACATACAGACGCGAGGGGTGATTCATGGCCGATGATGTGCTGATCAACAAAGCAGCGTCCATTGAGCGCTGTGTAGCAAGGGTACGAGAGGAATATGAAAAAGGTCCGGCGACGTTTGAATTCGATTTCACTCGTCAGGACGCCGCGATCCTGAATATCCAGCGCGCCTGTGAGGCTGCTCTTGATATGGGGCAGCATCTGATCAGGCGTGAGGGGCTGGGAGTGCCGCAAAGCGCTCGTGATGTTTTTGAGTTGCTGCATCGCGGGGGGTGGCTTGCCTCGGCACTGCTGCCGGTCATGAAAAATATGGTCGGGTTCAGGAATATTGCAGTTCACGAGTACCAGACGCTGCAATTGCCGATCACTGTGTCGATCATCACGCAGCACCTTGGCGATTTTATTCTGTTCAGCTCAGGGATTTTGCGCCGCGATGCAGCTACCCTAGGCGAATGAGCGAAATCATGACGCTTTGAGCCTACCTTCCACCCAATTCCAAACTATTCACCCCTCCCGGTTTCGCTTTCACCCGATCTGATCTATACCTTGGGTTCAACGTTTTTTGAGGCGAGGAGCTTTCTGATGTCGGACGTAGATCAAGAGCAAAAGGCGCAACCTTCTCCAAGTCAGAGCCATGATGACGTGATTGCCCAGCTCAAGTGGCAGGGCAAGCAGATTGACTGGCTGCTTCAATGGCTGGTCAAGTTTGTCGCCAACACCAAGGTCGAGATGGGCGTTACGCTGTCTGTTGGCGGGAATCTGGTCTCCGGGCACCTGATTTCCCATGACGATTATTTCGACCAGATGGCCGAGGACATTTCTGCCCCCTTCAGCCAGTTCAATAACGGCACCGATGCGTCCATGAAGGAGATGATCCTTTCTTTCAAGCCCGGGGAATCGTCGCAAGACACACCCGCTTTCCACTTCATTCATTTGAAGGACTGCCGAACCTATTCCACAGATGGTCACCCGATCTGTGATTCGCGTGTGCTGTGGCGTGGCAGGATCGCTGCGGTCGATGGTTTCACCATTGGCCTCATTGCCGAAAAACCAGGCGCCTCCTGAC
It includes:
- the hepT gene encoding type VII toxin-antitoxin system HepT family RNase toxin; the encoded protein is MADDVLINKAASIERCVARVREEYEKGPATFEFDFTRQDAAILNIQRACEAALDMGQHLIRREGLGVPQSARDVFELLHRGGWLASALLPVMKNMVGFRNIAVHEYQTLQLPITVSIITQHLGDFILFSSGILRRDAATLGE
- a CDS encoding glycine cleavage system protein R, with amino-acid sequence MSSTPTVREQFLVISALGANPMELTNVLCRASHENRCSVVTSRLTRHGECSALVLQVSGSWDALARLETGLPGLSKKHAFTTSVVRSATLESRPEALPYVAYVSSAYRPDIINELCQFFIDHNVELENLICDTYQAPQTGGTMLNATFTVTLPAGTQISWLRDQFLDFADALNLDALIEPWRPQAPM
- the purC gene encoding phosphoribosylaminoimidazolesuccinocarboxamide synthase, which codes for MEKREELYRGKAKSVYKTDDADRLILLFRNDTSAFDGKRIEQLDRKGMVNNKFNAFIMQKLEEAGIPTQFDKLLGDNECLVKKLDMIPVECVVRNYAAGSLVKRLGIEEGTRLNPYTFELFLKDDAKGDPFINESHVVAFGWGTAEQLVRMKELSIKVNEVLTKLFDDAGLLLVDFKLEFGVFHGEIVLGDEFSPDGCRLWDKDTRKKMDKDRFRQGLGDVIEAYEEVANRLGVPL
- the gvpU gene encoding gas vesicle accessory protein GvpU, which gives rise to MSDVDQEQKAQPSPSQSHDDVIAQLKWQGKQIDWLLQWLVKFVANTKVEMGVTLSVGGNLVSGHLISHDDYFDQMAEDISAPFSQFNNGTDASMKEMILSFKPGESSQDTPAFHFIHLKDCRTYSTDGHPICDSRVLWRGRIAAVDGFTIGLIAEKPGAS
- the mntA gene encoding type VII toxin-antitoxin system MntA family adenylyltransferase antitoxin yields the protein MDTQNLLKHLQSRLPDMLAVYLFGSQATGHAGADSDLDLAVLVPGTLDPIEAWRLAGEIADIVHLPVDLIDLRTASTVMQYQIITKGRRLWGKNEEAGIFEAFVLSEKTSLDSSRAGLLEDIQTRGVIHGR
- the bamC gene encoding outer membrane protein assembly factor BamC, whose amino-acid sequence is MKRLAGLSALALIISSTSGCGWLWGEDGYFRDRGSDYLQATQTAPMQLPADVTGVKRLDPLLPIPRNVADSAQKEGEYTVPRPQPLAATSESSDFSLQKSGDAHWILAQRQPAEVWPVAHQYFEDNGFRIAEERPQTGEFSSSWQLLDELSASVAKRLSAAGVAADAETRVRVRIEPGVQRNTSEVYVVSVERPAGSTADVPFPNRTTNLGLDAALTDDLLASMGRNAEKGGSISLLAARDYDTPSRVALSEDGSGNPVLNVGADLDRAWSSVGRALDQGDWRVEDINRSLGLYYINLAEKAKTPDNEPGFFGRMFGSKSSKEEIDARAERYQVRLSKVGDNVQVTVEKNINTVAPADVARRVLSVIQDNLG
- the dapA gene encoding 4-hydroxy-tetrahydrodipicolinate synthase, with translation MIAGSMVALVTPMDAQGRLDWDSLSKLVDFHLQEGTNAIVAVGTTGESATLDVNEHIEVIRRVVAQVAGRIPVIAGTGANSTREAVELTTNAKTAGADACLLVTPYYNKPTQEGLFQHFSHIANAVDIPQILYNVPGRTACDMLPETVARLSAVKNIIGIKEATGNLQRAKDILASVSSDFLVYSGDDATAVELMLLGGKGNISVTANVAPRAMSELCAAAMRGDAEAARAIHETLSPLNNTLFIESNPIPVKWALHEMGLMPDGIRLPLTWLSEACHEPLRQAMRQSGVLV
- a CDS encoding MBL fold metallo-hydrolase; translated protein: MRFAVLGSGSRGNGTLVASNDTYVLVDCGFSLRETERRLARLGVAASQLSAILVTHEHADHVHGVGLLSRRYDVPVYLSSGTLRGMRKPVEVAGFFAGGESVQIGSLDIEVVSVAHDALEPTQFVFNDGERRFGLLTDLGSYCSNVLQRYHGLDALMIEANHCRDMLARGQYPVFLKQRVGCETGHLNNHQAASLVSELGWQDLQHLVLAHLSSKNNLPHLARQCFVDTLGCDPDWLQLADQDSGLDWRHIA